From the Aquirufa lenticrescens genome, the window AGGGGTAAAAATTTCCCCTTATTTTGATTCGATGTTAGTGAAGGTGTCTGCCAAAGGACGTACGCTTCGCGGTGCGTCCGAACGATTAAACCGCGCGCTGACCGAATTCCGAATCCGTGGCGTAAAAACGAACATCCCTTTCTTGCGTAACGTCATCACGCATCCGGTCTTCCAAGAAGGCCACTGCACGGTGCCATTCATTGCGAACCACCCGGAATTATTCAATTTTAAACCCACTCGCGACCGCTCTACAAAGGCGATTCGCTACCTGGGAGAAGTAATCGTTAACGGAAATCCGGATGTGAAAGTGAATCCAACGGCTCCTTTCCGCACTCCAATTATCCCGTATGTGGATCCGATGGCGGAATACCCGAAAGGAAACAAACAATTATTGACTGAAATGGGTCCGGAGAAATTTGCGAAGCACATCCGTGATGCGAAGCAAATCTATTTCACGGACACCACGTTCCGTGATGGACACCAATCGCTTTTAGCCACCCGCGTTCGTACGCAAGATATGTTAGCCGTAGCTGACGGATTTGCGAAATCCTTCCCTCAATTGTTCTCGATGGAGGTTTGGGGTGGCGCGACCTTTGATGTGGCGATGCGTTTCTTGCAAGAATCTCCTTGGAAACGTCTGCAAGAATTCCGCGAGGCGATGCCGAATATGCTATTGCAAATGCTTTTTCGCGGCTCAAACGCCGTGGGATATTCCGCTTACCCAGATAATTTGATTGAAAAATTCGTGGAGAAATCCTCCGAAGCCGGAGTCGATGTCTTCCGAATTTTCGATTCCTTGAACTGGATTGACGCGATGAAAGTGTCGATCAAAGCGGTTCGGGAACGCACGCCGGGCATCGCAGAAGCAGCCATTTGCTATACGGGCGACGTCTTCACAAATGTAAAATACAATCTGCAATATTACGTGGATATGGCGCGTCAGCTAGAAGATGCCGGCGCACATATGTTGTGTATAAAAGATATGGCGGGACTTTTACGTCCTTTCCAAGCGGAGAAATTAGTAACTGAATTAAAGAAAGCGGTTGATTTACCTGTTCATTTGCACACGCACGATACGGCTTCTGTTCAATCAGCGACGTATTTAAAGGCTATTGAAGCAGGTGTGGATATCGTGGATGGCGCGTTAGGGGCGATGTCCGGTTTGACGTCTCAGCCTAATTTGAACTCTTTAGTAGCCATGATGCAGGGTCACCCGAAAGCATCCGATTTGAATTTAGACTTACTAAACGAATATTCTAATTATTGGGAAGCGGTGCGTACGATGTATACGCCGTTCGAATCCGAATTGAAAGCGGGAACGGCTGAAGTATACAATAATGAGATTCCAGGTGGACAATACACGAATTTACGTGGTCAGGCGATTGCGCTGGGTGTAGGCGACAAGTTCGAGCAATTGAAGCGCAATTACACGGAGGCGAATACGCTTTTTGGCGATATTGTGAAAGTTACACCATCTTCGAAAGTGGTAGGGGATATGGCGATCTTTATGACCGCGAATTCGTTAACGGCGGAGGATGTGTATGCCAAAGGCGCTACTTTATCTTTCCCTGAATCCGTTAAAGATTTCTTCAAAGGTGGCCTAGGCCAGCCTTACCAAGGATTCCCGAAACAGTTACAGGAAATTATCTTAAAAGGTGAACACGCCATCGAAGGTCGTCCAAACGACCATTTGGCACCGATTGATTTCGATGCTGACTTCAAGTCCTTTACGAAGAAATTCCCAGAGGCGGAGGATGGATTCTTCGATTACTTATCGTACAAAATGTACCCGAAAGTCTACGAAGATTATTACAAGAATTCGGCCTTATTCGGTGAATTATCAGCCCTTCCTACACCAGCCTTTTTCTATGGCTTAAAACAGGATGAGGAGATTATGATCACGATCGAGCCAGGTAAAACCATCATCGTGAAGTTCTTGTATATGTCAGAACCAGACGAGTCAGGGTTACGTAACGTGACTTTTGAATTGAATGGCCAGGCACGCCGCATTAAGATTTTGGACAAAAACGTCAAAGTTGAACGCGCGCAACATGCGAAAGCAAAAGTAAAAGGCGACATCGGTGCTCCATTACAAGGACGTTTATCACGTATCTTAGTGAAGCCAGGCGACGAGGTGAAATTAAACGCCCCACTGTATGTGATAGAGGCGATGAAGATGGAATCGATTGTTTCGGCACCATTTGAGGGAATTGTGGGGAACGTATTATTAACAGAAGGAACGGTAGTGGAGCAAGAGGATTTGGTATTAACTCTAGAAGAAGCCAAACTACCAGAACCAGATGTGGAAGAATACTTATTCGTATACGGGACGTTACGACGCGACTGTGGAAACGATTTACACCGCCTTATTGCGCGTAATTCGGATTACATAGGCATGGCGACTTACCAAGGGCAAATGTATCAAGTCGCTGATTACCCTGGTATTATTCCGTCAGAAGACGCAAAAGATCAAGTAATAGGCGAATTGTATTTATTGTCCAACACAATCAAATTATTGAACGTGTTAGACGAGTATGAGGAATACAATGCCGACAAGCCTGCAGATAGTCTATTCGTACGTGAGCAAGTGAAAGTAAGTTTAAAAGGCAAGGAAATCGAAACCTACGCGTATTTATATAACAAGAAAATCGACCCGAAAACGCGTATCGCGTCAGGGGATTATGTGAAAGGTTAATGAAAAAAATTGCCCTTTTTTGTTTGTTGTCACTCGCTTTACAGGCGCAGAGTCCTTTGTTGAAAGCGCACGCACACAATGATTACGAACACGAAAGGCCGTTTTTTGACGCTTTTCAGCTTGGTTTTGGCTCCATTGAGGCGGATGTGTATGCGGTGAATGGTCAATTATTAGTCGGTCACGAACGAAATCAACTTAGCCTGAATCGCAATCTGAAGGATTTGTATATCGATCCTATCATCCGTGTTTTGAAGGCGAATAAAGAGGGTAATTTTCATCAATTATTGATTGATTCGAAGACCTCCGCAGATTCCACTTTGCCCTTGATTATTGCCGCCTTGAAGCCTCACGCTGAAATCATCCAGCAAAAAGGATTCCGAATTGTGATCTCCGGAAACCGTCCTAAACCCTCGCAATACATCGAATCACCCGCTTGGATCACCTTTGATGGACACTCTGATGAGCGTTTTCCCACGAATAAAGTGGTGTTAGAGAGTGAATCGATGTTGAAGTTTGGCTTTTGGGGTGGGCAGGGACCTATTCCTGCAGCTTTGAAGGAAAAGCTTAAAAATTATGTCGATCAAGTCCATGCAAACGGTCGAAAAGTCCGTCTTTGGGCTACGCCAGATTCTCTTTTAGGATATCAAGCTCTTTTAGATATCGGTGTGGATTATATCGGTACCGATAAGCTGAGTCTGTTGGCGGATTATTTGAAATTTAGCGAGAGTAAATAAACTGTAGGTGAGGCTTTTATAATAAAACCTCATCCTATGACAACTAGACGCGAATTCTTGGCCATTACCTTGGCTACCACACTTCCTATATCATCTCTTTTTGCTGCGAATAAATCCTATTCTTTAGGTTATTCTTCCATTACATGGAGCGGTCAAGATGAGCTAGCCATTAAAGAAATTTCAAGTCTAGGTTTTAAAGGCATTCAATTAAGAGCCAATACTTTTGCTAAATACGGTGAAAATCCGGCAGCATTGAAGGCCTTGATTGATCAGGCTGGTTTGCAATTATGTATGTTTTCGAGTGGTAATGTGGAGATTGATCCTGCTAAAGTAGACGCCTCCATCGCACAACATGTTAAGCATGCTAACTTTGTAAAGACTCTGGGTGGTACTTCCATTCAATTGACGAATTCTCTACGTAAGAAAGGGGTGAAGCCGGAGGAGAAAGACTTAATTCGTTTAGCCGAAGTCATGAATGAGATCGGTGCTAAAACGAAGGAAATCGGAATTCAAGCTACTTACCACAATCATATGGACCAGTTTGGAGAGACTCCCGAAGAAGTTGAATTGCTTGTAAATCATATGGATCCTAGTAAAATTAGATTGCTTTTAGATGTAGCCCATTATTTCCAGGGTGGCGGTAATCCAGCGGAAGCGGTATTAAAATACCGTAAAGTATTGCATTCTCTTCATGTAAAAGATGTACGCCAAACCGAGCCTCGCTACCGTTTCGTTGAATTAGGGCAAGGGAAAGTGAATTTAGAAGAAGTGTTTGCTAATTTGGACAAAATCAAGTTCAAAGGCTTCGCCATCGTTGAATTAGATGCTGTTCCAGATGCAGGTAAAACACCATTATCTTGTGCTGAAACCAGTAAGGAATTTTTAAAAGGTAAAATTCACTATCCTTTTTCTTAAATTGCAGCCTAATCTAAAATCAAATGGCGAGTAAAAAGGATCCTGCAATTGGGTTTATCTTCATCACATTATTAATTGACGTACTCGGAATCGGCTTAATCATCCCCGTTTTACCTACCCTAATCAAGGGTTTTGTAGGCGGTGATATTTCGGTAGCCTCCCAATATGCCGGCTGGCTAATGGCTTCTTATGCCATTA encodes:
- a CDS encoding sugar phosphate isomerase/epimerase family protein yields the protein MTTRREFLAITLATTLPISSLFAANKSYSLGYSSITWSGQDELAIKEISSLGFKGIQLRANTFAKYGENPAALKALIDQAGLQLCMFSSGNVEIDPAKVDASIAQHVKHANFVKTLGGTSIQLTNSLRKKGVKPEEKDLIRLAEVMNEIGAKTKEIGIQATYHNHMDQFGETPEEVELLVNHMDPSKIRLLLDVAHYFQGGGNPAEAVLKYRKVLHSLHVKDVRQTEPRYRFVELGQGKVNLEEVFANLDKIKFKGFAIVELDAVPDAGKTPLSCAETSKEFLKGKIHYPFS
- a CDS encoding PI-PLC domain-containing protein encodes the protein MKKIALFCLLSLALQAQSPLLKAHAHNDYEHERPFFDAFQLGFGSIEADVYAVNGQLLVGHERNQLSLNRNLKDLYIDPIIRVLKANKEGNFHQLLIDSKTSADSTLPLIIAALKPHAEIIQQKGFRIVISGNRPKPSQYIESPAWITFDGHSDERFPTNKVVLESESMLKFGFWGGQGPIPAALKEKLKNYVDQVHANGRKVRLWATPDSLLGYQALLDIGVDYIGTDKLSLLADYLKFSESK
- a CDS encoding pyruvate carboxylase, which translates into the protein MPKSYVKKISSLLIANRGEIAIRIMRAASELGIRTVAVYTFEDRYSLHRYKADEAYQIGKDDEPLKPYLDIEGLISLCKSKKIDAIHPGYGFLSENVVLATRCREEGIVFVGPSPEAMNALGDKVAAKVAALKANVPMIEDSKGDLADYSLALSEAKRIKFPVMVKAAAGGGGRGMRVVRTEEELEKAYQEAKNEAKNAFGDDTLFIEKFIDDPKHIEVQLLGDQHGNLVHLYERDCSVQRRFQKVVEIAPSFGLKEETKQKLYAYALSIGKAVNYYNAGTVEFLVDKDENIYFIEVNPRIQVEHTITEEVTGIDIVRTQILIAQNYKLSDPGIFIQNQADIPLKGFAIQCRITTEDPANGFKPDFGTIIAYRNAAGFGIRLDEGSSYPGVKISPYFDSMLVKVSAKGRTLRGASERLNRALTEFRIRGVKTNIPFLRNVITHPVFQEGHCTVPFIANHPELFNFKPTRDRSTKAIRYLGEVIVNGNPDVKVNPTAPFRTPIIPYVDPMAEYPKGNKQLLTEMGPEKFAKHIRDAKQIYFTDTTFRDGHQSLLATRVRTQDMLAVADGFAKSFPQLFSMEVWGGATFDVAMRFLQESPWKRLQEFREAMPNMLLQMLFRGSNAVGYSAYPDNLIEKFVEKSSEAGVDVFRIFDSLNWIDAMKVSIKAVRERTPGIAEAAICYTGDVFTNVKYNLQYYVDMARQLEDAGAHMLCIKDMAGLLRPFQAEKLVTELKKAVDLPVHLHTHDTASVQSATYLKAIEAGVDIVDGALGAMSGLTSQPNLNSLVAMMQGHPKASDLNLDLLNEYSNYWEAVRTMYTPFESELKAGTAEVYNNEIPGGQYTNLRGQAIALGVGDKFEQLKRNYTEANTLFGDIVKVTPSSKVVGDMAIFMTANSLTAEDVYAKGATLSFPESVKDFFKGGLGQPYQGFPKQLQEIILKGEHAIEGRPNDHLAPIDFDADFKSFTKKFPEAEDGFFDYLSYKMYPKVYEDYYKNSALFGELSALPTPAFFYGLKQDEEIMITIEPGKTIIVKFLYMSEPDESGLRNVTFELNGQARRIKILDKNVKVERAQHAKAKVKGDIGAPLQGRLSRILVKPGDEVKLNAPLYVIEAMKMESIVSAPFEGIVGNVLLTEGTVVEQEDLVLTLEEAKLPEPDVEEYLFVYGTLRRDCGNDLHRLIARNSDYIGMATYQGQMYQVADYPGIIPSEDAKDQVIGELYLLSNTIKLLNVLDEYEEYNADKPADSLFVREQVKVSLKGKEIETYAYLYNKKIDPKTRIASGDYVKG